GATTAATGATAGTAGCAAATGTGCCTTTTATGCTAACTTACACTTTGATATTTCGTTGCTATATGCATTGCGCTAATTTGCCATTAGATAATCTCCAaatgtattgtaattctcaaaagtCCGTTTTATTTAGGTACTTTTTGTTATCTAATATGGCATGTTAATCagatttattgttgttttgtaaaTTCCATGTACCTTggatcatttttttattttcataaaacatgcGAATTAGTTAAAACTAAAAAACTACGGAGGTGTCTTCCACATATGGTTCTATTTGTTTTATACTCTCTCATGatcatttgttttatatttcagttGTGTAATCGACCGATCTTatcttttatgatattttattacattatgcATTACAACAGTAATACATACAATATGATAACTGTTCTGATTAAAAAAGTATCAAACAAATAAGATTAATAtccatttaacatttattgataTACGCCCATGTACACACACTTTAATGTTTTTGTCTTTcagtcatattttgtttatttgattacatatctattattatttatcattgtgCGTACTACAGAGAATAAGTACAATTTTAGTAAGCTGGTAGATGTCAACACCTTGCCATACCAAAGCTTCGCCATTTGattgtattatataaagttatattatTATTAGATTTTGTGATGTGTTTTACTTTGTAACTTGTAAGGGTTGGTGAAGTTTGATTTTAAGGTAAACTGACAAACGGTAGCTAGAACATGAAACTTGACCCTTAAAAGGACCCCAATAttacaaatttatatttgaaatgtattattgtttaagatgaaaatgatgaaacacaaacatgaaaaaacaaacaatacagaTATAATATTTAGGCATTCAACCAAAATGagctaatttttgttttaaatcttaACTAGGTTCGTTGTAATTAAAATAGTAAGCATTGATGTGCTTTTGTCACTTAATCTTAACATCTAATggtaaattgaatatttttatttttgactctaaaatattggaaaataacaaatttcaaaTGAGGCAAAATAGTAAGCACTCGAACCCCTCATTTTTCTGCCTGAAAGAGCAACCTTTTCCCTATTGGTATGCAAGGTATTTCCAAAAGTTTGAgataagatttttttctataaagggtttcTAACAAAGTTTTTTATAGTAAtgcaatatacatttgtaactAGAAAGGTAAAGCGTCTAGTAATCATCTAAGTATTAtccataatttatatattaataaccaTGCACGTCTTCGAGTTTTTTTAGTTAGTAACTTTATAGAAGTGAAGATCTATGATATCTTTCAGCTGATAAACAAGTACATTTACAGCACATGACCCGGTGAAACCTTATCTATCATGACTCAGACTTATTGTAAACAGGAAGAAATGAAGGCATAACAAATCTCGACACTTTTAATTAACACAAGGAAAAGCTTTTGATAGCTATATATTTATGTAGTTTTATGTCTTTAGTAGAAGATAATCATATgacgtagcggattctcacaaaagtttgcaaacaaaatttctttcataacccgatgaagttaaaatagttacatcaatgcttataattaatttttcagactacttgataatataaaatacattaaaacgTACGATTCGATtcattttccaatggattatttttttatcaatcaaTATGCAATAtcgatgtctctattgtgacgtcatgataatgtcgagttttcgcgccattttcggattttttcttcatattatatgaagaaaaaggatctgccaatcagaaagtcggatatagtatgaaaacaaataaaaagtaattatttaCTAATAAACTAGACCTGTATATTCCAGAAAGACCGATATCGACTATTGTAACGACGTACAATTTTGTAGTTTACCTGATAGTGTATAACTAAAGTAACTATGCATGCTTCACAATAGAAAGATCATGtcataaattccatagcagttgatTACTGTGACGCTGAAGCTCGTatcttttcaaaaatgaaaagttacttactcgagtttgataaacatgttaaacaaattTCACTTATTGGGGAACCTCTAATTATTACAATGGAAATACGATAGTAAAAGTATGCTTTAAATTTTAGAAAGCAAACACTCTTAAAAAGAGTATCAGTTTCGCCTTGTATTTACAAAAACCAATAAGTATATTATTGTAACTAATACAACCAAGACAACACATTATATAAACATCTACACTCGTAAGTTATATGCCAAAGTGGTAATTAATACGAACACTTTTCGGTAAAGATAAAAATTTGAGCGACAGTTTAATATGGGTGCATGCTGACACTGTGTGAGATTAttatgtacagtgtgtgttgCCCCATTAAGTTCATAAAAATGGAACAAAGCCTAAAGATGTATAACCGGTTTGACTAGAGGACGAACATGCTATATCTAATTCAATACACGACGATTAAACTTCCTGGTTCTGTCTTCCGACAACACTATGGAGTCAAAACATGAGCGGGACAACATCACCTAAGTAAAACATGGTGACGTGCTACATTACTAAATCCTTGGGTACCATGAGAGGGAGACAGGACACGTTACTTATATCAACAATAATGTGTGTATGGCTGATATAACCGATCATACAGTATAAGCGAATGATAAAGCAGTAACAACCAGTTGATACCgtttaaaatttaacaaaatattttcttaataataaaccttgttgttattttcacatGTGTCAAGATTACCTGAAATAGgcatataaaaacaaaaagataaCCCAAAAGGAGGAAATTGTAATTTGTGAGAATGTGTATTCTAACGCGAACCAATAATTattaatatcaaacaaatataactttatGATATTGGTAAACGCAGTTAATTTTAAGTATAACTATCCTATATatactaatttaaaaaaaaacccaaagatGTTTGTTAATGTTATGTTGTTATGTACTGTCATGGTTACTTTTGTATTTCAACAGGAGAAAACAAACAGATACGAAACAAACTAATGACAACTTTACTGTTGACATCCAGCCTTATGCTGTCGCATCACCAAGAGTTTATGAAACGGACGGCACCGAAACTCTTAATCATAACCCTCTTTACGTCTTTGACGGACCAGGTGATCCGGATACTGAGCACATCGTCACGCAGACAGGGGACATGTACGCACAGGTACAGAAACCAACAAAAAATGGAAATTTAGAGACAGAACATTCACGCACATCATCATCCGGAGCACAAGTGGTGACAACGCCCTCTGGGGATATATACGCCGTAGTAAATGAACCAAAGAAACAGACAGACGACCGAAAAGAGAAAGTAGCACCGGAAGTGGAGGATGGACCGTCTCGGTATACAAACCAGGAAGGTTTAGTGTACGCGGAGATAGATAACACTACTGACTCAGACATTAATACAGATGTTCTATTGTAATGGTGGTCCAATTGGTAGTTTAAATTGTAATGATATTCGACCTTGGGATAGGTCAATGGAAATGGAGGGTATTTGTTTATGTCACCCGGAATTAGTTACGTACAAGTGAATCTCacttattttgtttaatatcatatatcttTTACCGAcctttttgtatttcttttcaAAGTATTTATTTCTCATATATTATTGATGTATTTAGAGCTGTTTGAGCGAGCCGTTATTAACAATTCTACTTTTTTGACTCTACAAGAAAAATGATCCACAATAAAACGAGTCATAATAAGCAGCTTACGACGGGATCTCATTTTCTTtcgatgattttttttattccgaTATCGAGTTCGTCATAAACCTCAGTCTGTCTGTTTCTGATATTACATTGTCGTGCAGTTTTTGCGACATTCAGTAAAGCCGCAATATAAGAGACTGTATTATGTCACTAGAATGCTACACATGAAGCAACCTATTCAGTACTTTTATATTcattatacatatttcaaaatcaaatttatcaaaAGAGGTATTATACAGAGAAAACTTTTTGGATAAAAGTACTTTTTATacgttttttttattcatttacatCAAACCAAATATGAAATATCAGGTACTCAATCTTTAATAATATCATTTGAACATATCACATATTGTCCTTTAAACCTCAAAGTCGCTGATGCTGTAGAGCTTATGAATTTTTAGCTATGTTTGATTAATAATAGTAGCAATGTGCCTTTTATGTCAACTTATACTTTGATATTTCGTTGTTGCTGTATGCATTGCGCTAATATGCCATTAGATAATCACCAAATGTAATTTAATGTCCATTCCGTTTGATTTAGGTGCTTTTGTTCTCTAATTAGATTTTATGTTCTTTAAAAAATCCATGTACCTTAGATTTGTGTATCGTTTACTATGATTTTCACAAAACTTGTGAATTAGATAAAATACGTTTCTTTATATGGAAGGTGTATTTCATATAtggttatgtttgttttgtaatatctcatgattatttgttttacattttggTTATGTAATCGACAGATCTTATCTATTTTGACTTTTgtgttttacattttgtataacaacaGTTACTGAAATACATAAAATGTGACAAAAGTTATGTATCAAAACATAGTAAACAAATAAGATTAAATGTAAGATTTATATTATCAATACCATTAATGGATAAAAGCCGATATACACACTATCttactttattatttttgtctttcagtaatattttgtttattttttttccatatttatatgtaaataacgAAGAATAAAATTAGTACAGTGTACCATCTTTTAATACGTTGGTAGATGTCAAAATCTTGCCATACCAAAGCTTCGCCATTTGATTTACTTTTTATAAATCTATACGAGTATAAGATTGTGTGATGTGTTTTACTTTTCGACTATTtgcatataaacgacttcttctctgaaactaagcatttgATATCACGCCAATCTGGTTATTTCCAAACAAAAGACTTTGATAGCACACATATTTTAATCATTCCTATGAGGTAGGggttcaaaattgtacaaatggtagGGCTTACCCCTCGGGAACAAAAGGTGTCAAActggctatttctatataaacgatttcttctctTAAATTAAGCATTTGATAGTACCCATAGTGATATTGATTTAATTGCACTTTATATGGCAgcgattcaaaattatacatcGTGGTGCTGACCCCCAATGGTTTGAGGGTTGGGGCTACAGGaggtcaattttgctatttccaaTTTAAAAGTTTCTGTGGAAATAAACCAAGTGAGCGAtaaggccctttgtgcctcttgtaaaataaacatattgatAATGATTCACATGACACCCTTCATATCATAGCATTTCAACAATGAAGCTCATACTTCGATGTGTTATATGTATTAACTACTGACATTTAAATGAAACTTGGGGTATTGAAATAGCGGGGAAAATATTACAGAATTCAAATACACTCGGGCAAAATAAGAACATTGATTTCAATAATGCAAgagtcttttttttttgtttagacGTGTTATTTCTCTTATTCGTATTTCCTGTAGTGATGATaaccaaaatataaaagaaataattggAAGTAATTTAATGCTCTgattaaatattcaaatatctttACATAAATATAGTATATGGCATTAACAAGAGACGGTACAAGATTTGGAAATATATGTCCGATATTCATTGATGTGTATTGGTTTTCCATTGATGTTAGACAACCACTATTACCGAACTGAAAAAGCAGTCGTCTAGCTAGTGGGCCGATACCTATTAATGCCCTAATTTGGAACCGAATTTCTCAACCGTCTTGAACTCTTAGTTAAATGTAAGTGCGTTGTTTCTCTCAGCAAGATTAAGacttaatattcaaaatttcttTTACAAAATCGTTTCCAATAATAAACAGTACCATTAACTTATCCATGATTAATATTATAACGTATCATTAACCTAATAGAGAAACTTAAGTGAAGATGTAGGAAATGTTTCACatgaaatgaattatatatatgcgATTAAAAAGTAGGATTTAAAGCACACGACCCGGTGAAACCTTATGTATGTCTATAGAAAAGTTAATGGCTTAATATGATAAAGACTTCATGTAAACAGGAAGAAAACAAATCATAATAAAACCTCGACATTTTTAATTAACCTATGGACATTGAAGCTTGTGACAGCTATTGATGTAGTAATATGTTTTTGGAAGATAAACAAAGGCCGTTTACATGAAATTGAAACAAGACAAGATCATTTAGCTATTGGTGACATAAGTCTCCATGACACAGTCACATGTCTTGTGGGATCATTCAAGCCGTATGGATACACACTACCTGCACTCATTTCTTACTTGAGGTTGACACTTGAACCAGAATTGACAGGTCAACTCGATAAAGTTCGTACGCTTGTTATACTGGAACACGTGGCTTCAGGATCATGAATACTTAAACGTTTTTGCTAAGCTAATCAGAATGGCGTTACTGTTAATGACGTAATCTACAGGTAAAGGTTAAATTTTAAGTTATCTAATTTCAGAGTTAAGACGGTTTTATGATCATGGAATGTGATACTACGGTACACTTTTTTAGAAGTACAAATACATGTTAGTTTAAATAACGTTTTCGGTATTAATATGATTAACACAAgtcattttttgttaaatattattatcgGGTACATTAAAGTATATATGGAATTTAAAAAACACATATCACTCTATATTGATGTTTATTCGGTTTAAGttttgttaaagttatatgtgccgcaACTGGTCGAAAATTTGGACATGctattatctatttaaaaccataagtttaataaataaataaagctgtgaaaatcattcaaatggacaaactaaacatatataatgccttGTAAACGTTAGTTAGAACATATCggttatgcactgtgaaattcttgttttttatttccTCATACAGGTTTAGATGAAAAtataccttcagaaatcactttacaattactaattatactgtaaaaatgtgcaatgaaattgtggacaacaagatggcttcatggtctgaccgtatgtactcatttcagtACACtgaagatgtaaatataattgttttttggcaatactgccaaaaatcattttcagtcctttttgtacttgtaaaattaaaacctatacattgaaagtattgtaattctcaaaatgttggtaacttttggagttgaataacatattaaaagctctttttgattcgTGACTTTGAAAAAttcggcacatataactttaattaagCAGGTTTAAGGAGCGAGAGCATTAGGACTTTGGGTTAATTCCTCTTACACTATGCAGCCCCTTTTACAGGAGGTCAATTTCGCCGATGAAgacttttgataatttgatgaAGAAACCCAactgaaaaaaatcttaaactTTTTGATCCCCAAAACTCTTTCATGGAAAACGTATATTATGCTTATAATTAAACCTACCTATaaacactgtacatgtacatgtcttaTTATTCATTCCAGAATAGGTGATTATAGGAAATCAGAAAAGATTCGAGTCTAAAAATAGTTAtctattattttacttttctttattaaacatttttCGTTTCCCCcacattatttttctttcattttagaTAAATTAGAAAgctttaataaaattaaaacttcagGGCGAGTTTCATAAATTCTAATTTGAAATGATCACAACTGTAAGATACATTCTATCAGTCACATATTTACAACAACCCACAGTTCGCAGAATTTCAACGTCAAAATGTGTTGCTAAACTCCAGCAGAGGCCGCCATTTCACAATGCCCGGATTCCAGCCAACGAAAAGCGCTCCTAAACACTTAcggttaaagttatatgtgccgtaactagtcgaaaatttggacatgctattttttcttcaattatctaagttttaatgaaaaaatctgtgaaaatcattcaaattgacagacaaatatatataatgccttataaacgtaaGTTAGAACACATTggttatgcactgtgaaattcttgttttttatgccttatacatgtttagatggaaatataccttcagaaatcactacaattacaaataatactgtaaaaatgtgcaatgaattgtggacaacaagatggcttcatggtctgaccgtatgtactcatttcaatacactgaagatgttaatataatgatttataatgatttttggccgtactgccaaaaatcattttcagtcctatttgtacttgtaaaattaaaaccaatacattgaaagtattgtaattctcaaaatgttggtaacttttggagttaaataacatattaaaagctcttcttgattcgtgactatgaaaaatacggcacatacaACGTTTAAGCAATCGGTTGATATGAGTGCACGCTAACTGACACGGTGTGACATTATTGTATACATGGTGTCGCCCCATTGAGTTCATAAAAATGGAACAAAGCCTAAatatggaacgccatagctgcCTTAAGACTAGATGTTTTGTTACACCACGTctccatgttatagcatcgtggcAACATGTTATAGAATCacgtcaccatgttatagcatcgcgTCACCATGTTATAGTATGATGTCACCGTATTAttgcatcatgtcaccatgttatatgCATCGTGAGTTACCAtattatagcatgatgtcaccatgttataacatgatgtcaccgtgttattgcatcgtgtTACCATtttatagcatgatgtcaccgcGTTATTGTATCACGTCCCCATgtttatagcatcgtgtcaccatgtttaTTGAATGATGTCACCgtgttatagcatgatgtcaccatattatagcatgatgtcaccatgttattGCATCACGTCCCCATGTaatagcatgatgtcaccgtgttatagcatcatgtcaccatgttatagcatcgtgtcaccatattatagcatgatgtcaccgttttattgcatcgtgtcaccatgttatagcatgatgtcaccatattattgcatcgtgtcaccaaggtatagcatcgtgtcaccgcgttattgcatcgtgtcgcCAAGTTATTAAGACGTTTTCTATTAAGACTACTCGGAATGCTTTTGGATTTTACCTTACAGTCAAGCACAAAGACGAGCCCGATCACCTGCTAGGCCCAATCGGAACACCTCGCCTATTTTTTGACAAACTGTTTTACCTACTACCTGtaggactacatgtatacatgtatcacaggGGGTTACTTCCATTGTAAAACATAAAGCGTTTTTTTGTCTATGTCATATCTCTACCTTTTTTTACATGTGcattgtacatctacatgtaAGTAAATTAATGACATGAACAACTTCCCTGTTATACTatctaaatttgtgttttagaaGGTGTGTATgtgataaatttatttaaagtaaCACGAATGCTTGAACAAGAAtcatcagaagatttt
This genomic window from Argopecten irradians isolate NY chromosome 11, Ai_NY, whole genome shotgun sequence contains:
- the LOC138335719 gene encoding uncharacterized protein, coding for MVTCYITKSLGTMRGRQDTLLISTIMRKQTDTKQTNDNFTVDIQPYAVASPRVYETDGTETLNHNPLYVFDGPGDPDTEHIVTQTGDMYAQVQKPTKNGNLETEHSRTSSSGAQVVTTPSGDIYAVVNEPKKQTDDRKEKVAPEVEDGPSRYTNQEGLVYAEIDNTTDSDINTDVLL